The proteins below are encoded in one region of Serratia symbiotica:
- the ssb1 gene encoding single-stranded DNA-binding protein SSB1 translates to MASRGINKVILVGNLGQDPEVRYMPNGGAVANITLATSESWRDKTTGEQKEKTEWHRVVLFGKVAEVAGEYLRKGSQVYIEGSLQTRKWTDQAGVEKYTTEVVVNIGGTMQMLGGRQGGGAPAGGGQGGWGQPQQPQSGNAFSGGQQERPAQNNAPVASSNEPPIDFDDDIPF, encoded by the coding sequence ATGGCCAGCAGAGGCATAAATAAAGTAATTCTGGTCGGGAATCTGGGCCAGGATCCAGAAGTTCGTTACATGCCGAATGGGGGGGCAGTGGCCAACATTACCTTGGCGACCTCCGAAAGCTGGCGTGACAAGACAACTGGCGAACAGAAAGAAAAAACCGAGTGGCACCGTGTGGTGTTGTTCGGCAAGGTGGCCGAAGTGGCGGGCGAATATCTGCGCAAAGGTTCGCAGGTGTATATCGAAGGCTCCCTTCAGACGCGCAAATGGACCGATCAGGCCGGCGTAGAAAAATACACCACCGAAGTGGTGGTTAATATTGGTGGCACCATGCAGATGCTGGGCGGTCGCCAGGGCGGCGGCGCTCCAGCAGGCGGTGGTCAGGGTGGTTGGGGTCAGCCCCAGCAACCGCAGAGTGGCAACGCGTTCAGCGGTGGCCAGCAGGAGCGCCCAGCACAGAACAATGCCCCCGTGGCCAGCAGCAATGAACCGCCAATAGACTTTGATGACGATATTCCGTTTTGA